Proteins from one Candidatus Effluviviaceae Genus V sp. genomic window:
- a CDS encoding metalloregulator ArsR/SmtB family transcription factor, giving the protein MNSDQRQDRNFTRDARVLKALASEPRLRIVERLSRGPECVCELTELLGSDQSTVSRHLGVLRSVGIVAGRREGQHVYYRLLTPCVLSFLGCAALVEREGASSPDDEA; this is encoded by the coding sequence ATGAACTCTGACCAACGGCAGGACAGGAACTTCACACGCGACGCGCGGGTCCTCAAGGCGCTCGCCAGCGAGCCGAGGCTTCGGATCGTCGAGCGGCTCTCGCGGGGGCCCGAGTGTGTCTGCGAGCTGACCGAGCTTCTGGGAAGCGACCAGTCGACGGTCTCGCGTCACCTGGGCGTGCTGCGCTCGGTCGGCATCGTGGCCGGCCGGCGTGAGGGACAGCACGTCTACTACCGCCTGCTGACGCCGTGCGTGCTCTCGTTTCTCGGCTGTGCGGCCCTCGTTGAACGGGAAGGAGCGTCCTCCCCCGATGATGAAGCATGA